The sequence GGTTCCCACAACGACATCCGGATTCTCTCGCCTGATAAGCCCCCCTGCGTTTATCAGCGCCCCCGCAAAATCTATGAGAATACCGACATTTGCCAGAATCGCGCGCAGAGAGCCGCCTCGCTTGAGCCCTCGTACAGGCAGCAGATGCAGACGATAACCCAGCCGCGGGATCTCGGATGCTTCAATGCCGTTTTTCGTACCGGCAAATGAAACCGAAGCGCCCGGGACAAGTTTCAGCAGTTCAACTGCCATGGCGACTGCCGGATAAAGATGACCTCCTGTGCCTCCGCCTGCAAACAGAACATTCACGACCGGCCTCCTTCAGAAAGTTCCAGATCTGCAACAGACTCCATTTGCTTCTTTTTCTTATATCTCGATATACTCACCAAAATTCCTACTCCAAGTGAATTGAAAATCAGAGCCGTCCCGCCATAGCTTATAAAGGGAAGCGCGACTCCCGTTGTCGGAAGCACATGAGTGGCAACCGCAATATTGATGAACGCAAAAAGGGTTATGGCAATGGTAATGCCGCTCGCTACAAATTTCCCGAAATTATCCGGCGCATGTTTGGCAATAATGAGCCCGCAGACAAAAAATGCCGAAAAAAGCAGGAGAACCACGAGAGCCCCTAAAAAGCCATACTCCTCACCGATCACCACAAAAACAAAATCATTATAAGAAAGCGGCAGATAGAGCTCCCTTTGCTTGCTTGCCCCTATTCCAAGCCCAAAAAGACCTCCGTTGCCCAATCCGATAAGCGCCTGAAGGACCTGATAGCTCATACCTTTTTCATCGCCACTGAAAAAAGAGACCAGACGGGCAACCCGATATGGAGCAATCATCGCATAAACCGCTCCCACAGGGATAAAAAGCGCAACAGTGGTCAGCAGATACCGGAAATTAACGCCGCCGATAAACATCATGATAAAACCGATAAGGGCGATCAGCGATGCCGTACTGAAGTTCGGCTCAAGAGCGATGAGCGCAACAACCGTTACAAGAATGATCACAAGAGGCAGATAGGTGTTATGCAGATCCTTTATATAAGTCTGCTTTTCACTGATCAACCGTGAAAAGTGAAAAATCAGCGCATATTTGGCAAAATCAGACACCTGAAACTTTAACGGTCCGTATCCTATCCAACGGGCGGCCCCTGAAATCACCCCGACAACCTTGAGCAGCAGCAGCATGGTCAGAAGCACGATACTGGCAAAAAGCAGAAATTTGCTGATCTTCTGAAAAATGTGGTAATCAAGGCCGGCAAACAACACAATCGTCAGGATACCGACACCCGAAAAGAAAAGCTGCCTCCAGAGGAAATACTCGGAACTTGAGTACTTATTCTCAGCCCAGCCGGCTCCGCTGCTGTAAACGACCACAATACCGATACAGATAAGCAGGGCAACAACCAGCAACAGCAGCTTGCCGGCAATAACGTCTCCTCGTGAAGACTGTATCTGCATACTGTCCCTCGCCACCGCAGGATCCCCCGTCTGTAATTTGCTCAACATGGGTTCAAAGCAAGAATAGAGCGCTTGAAAAGTCGCCCCCGTTCTTCAAAATTCTCAAACATATCGAAACTGGCACAGCCGGGAGAAAAAAGCACCGTCTGGCCTTTTTCGGCAGATTCCCGTGCGAGAGCTACCGCGTCATCGAGAGTATCAGCTCCTGCAGTACGGGTTATCCCCTCAAATACCTGTAAAATCTTTTCTCTTGCTTCTCCTATGGCAATCACCGTCACTACTTTCCGCCGAACGACATCGAAAAGAACCGTATAATCGTTCCCTTTATCCCTTCCTCCCGCAATCAGAACAATACTGCCCGGAACGGCATCGAGCGCCTGCAGAAGCGCATTGACATTGGTTGCCTTCGAATCATTGATCCATTCGACTCCGTCAAGAGAGCACACGAACTCCTGTCGATGCTCAACGCCGGAAAACCCTGAAATCGCCTTGCGGGCAACGCTCTCTTCAATGCCGAGCGCTGCGGCCGCAGCAAGCGCAGCAAGGGCATTATAGATGTTATGACGGCCCCTGAAACTGCTTTTCAGAAAATCCTCCCCCGAAAAAACCTCCGAAATCCCTTTTGCGGTCAAATGCCGAATCATCCCTTCGTCATAAAAGAATGCCTCCTCCGAACCGGATCCGGGCACATCGTTACCGATGCCGAACGGAACGATACGAAAAGGAAATCCCCTGCCATTTCCGCTGAATTGAGCCCGGAGCAACGGGTCGTCAAAATTGTACACCAGAGTATCCGAGGCGCGCTGTGAAGCGTAAATCCTGAATTTTGCTGCGGCATACAACTGCATATCGCCGTTATAACGATCGAGATGATCGGGAGTGATGTTCGTGATAACCGAAACATCCGGCCTGAAGGTTTCACAGCCTTCAAGCTGATAACTGCTCAACTCGACAACCGCAAGATCAGCGGGAGCCATATCCAGCACCAGAGAAGAAAACGGCACACCGATGTTTCCGACGCTGAAAGCCCTGTAGTCGTTTTTCATGCCATCGGCTTCAGCTATGCGGTGCAGAAGCGTGGACGTGGTGGTCTTGCCGTCCGTTCCGGTAATACCTGCAATTCTTGCCTTGCAGAACCAGCTCGCGGCCTCGATCTCACTGTAAAGAGGAATGCCCTGTTCAAGGACCCGCCGGATAATTCCTGCTGTTCGGGGAATGCCTGGACTGACGACACAAAAATCCGCATCGCAAACCCTGTCGGTATGCCCATCCTGCTCCCAGGGAATGCCACAATCGGCAAGACGCTCCGCTTCGGAAGCTCCCGGCTCACCAAGTTCGCTCACGAACACCTTTGCGCCGCTCTTTGCAAGCAATTCCGCTGCAGCGACACCGCTCCGTTTTGCACCGATAATCGATGCTTTTTTGCCATGTACATCCATGCTACCTGAGTTTCAGGGTCATAAGACTTGCCAGAAAAAACAGAACGGTCACAATCCAGAACCGAATCACAATTTTCTGTTCCGCCCAGCCTTTTAACTGAAAATGGTGATGCAGGGGAGCCATAAGAAAGATCCTGCGCCCCTGACCGAAACGCATTTTCGTATATTTGAAGTAGAGCACCTGCAGGGAAACCGAAAGCGTCTCAAGAAAGAAAATTCCCGCAAGGACGGGAAGCAGCAGTTCCTGCTTTATCAGCAGGGCTATGACGGCAATTGCGCTGCCGAGAGCAAGCGACCCGGTGTCCCCCATGATAATCTCGGCCGGATTGGAGTTAAACCACAGAAAACCCACACAAGCCATGACGATTGCCATACTGACCACGGCAATTTCACCACCGCCAGGGATGAAAGGAATCTTCAGATACGAAGCATAAACCGCGTTTCCGGCAAGGTATGCAAACCCTCCCAGCGCAAAGACGACAATAGCGGAACTTCCGGAGGCAAGCCCGTCGAGACCGTCGGTAAGATTAACCGCATTGGAAACCGCCGTGATGATAAAAATAACGACCGGTATGTAAAAAATACCGTAATCAATCGTAAGATTCTTGAAAAACGGCACCGTTGTCGTGGAAAGCAACACCGAAAACGCGGGATCAAACCAGGTATATAACCCGATAAAAAGACCAAGAAGAACCTGTCCGATCAGCTTGTATCGCGGAGGAAGCCCACCCTTCACTTTCAGGACAACCTTCATATAATCATCCAGAAAACCGATCACACCCATCCAGAATACCGCTACCATGATAAGCCACACATGAGGATCGTCGAATCTTGCCCAAAGAAAAACGGAAACCTCGATCGCAAAAATAATCATGATCCCACCCATGGTCGGAAGCTCCTTCTTCTTCCTGTGCTCAGGAGGGGCCTCCTCCTTGACCGGCTCGATAATGCGTCCCTTGAGGTATTTAATAAAAGCAGGACCGGCAACAAGACAGATCAGGAGCGAAGTTACCGCCGCCGCACTTGCCCTGAACGTGAGAAACTCGATAACGCCGAGCCCTGGCGGATCGAAAGCATCGTTGATGTATTTCAGCAGATAATAAAGCATTCCAATTAATTTGCTACAGTGTTGAACGTTCGTGATTCAGAGCGTCGGCAACTTCTTCAAGCTTCATTCCGCGAGAACCCTTGAAAAGCACAGCATCGCCGGAGGCGACAACGTCACCGAGAGCACTCGCAAGCGCTTCCCTGCTTTCAAAATGCCCACAGGAGCGAGAAGCGTTTCCTGTTGAAAAATGTTTGGACAGATCTCCAAAGGTGAAAAGCAGATCGATCCCGCTCTGCTGAATATACCTGCCAGTCTTTTCATGTTCAAGCTCTGCAGATGATCCAAGTTCGAGCATATCGCCAAGTACGGCAATCTTCCTCCCGCTGCATTGCAGATCGCAAAGCAGATCGATGGCAAGACGCATCGAATCAGGATTGGCATTATAGGTATCGTTGACAATCATGACCCCGCCGGCTTCCTGAAATTCAAGCCGTTTCCATCCGGTTGCCGGTATCATGTTTTCAAGGCCCTCTTTTATCTCTCGAAGGGAAAGCCCAAGGTACGACCCGGCCGCCGCCGCCGCCAGAGCGTTGACTACATTATGCCGCCCCGTCAGGCTCAGGGTAACCGACTCGCAGGCCTGAGACAAACAGAGCATGAACGACGGCCGTCCGAAAGGGTCAAGTGCTGCCGATTCCGCATGCGGAACGCCTTCTCCACATCCGTTCAATCCGTACAATACAGCCCGTTCAAGTTTTGACGCCGCGCTCAGCAGCCATGGATCGTCGGCATTGACGAAACAGACTCCTCCGTGGCCATCGAGATACTCATAGAGCCTGGTCTCGGCAGCCGCAACGCCTTGCAGATCATGCAGAAACTCCAGATGCTCATGGCCGATATTGGTCAGAAGCCCATGTGTCGGCATGGCAATCGAAGCCAGCAACTCCATTTCTCCCGGATGGTTTATACCCATTTCAACAACCGCAATTTCCGTATCCCGCTTCATCTGCAGCAGCGTCAGAGGGACTCCGAGGTGGTTGTTCCGGTTTCCTCTGCTCATATGAACTTTGAATCCGACACCTAATACCGAAGCGATAAGCTCCTTGGTGGTGGTTTTGCCATTACTCCCCCCCACGGCGAAGACCGGAATGGAGAAGCTCCGACGATAGGCCACCGCCATCTGCTGAAGCCCCCTGACCGTATCGTCCACGATCAGATAGCTTCGCCGTCCGGCGGCTCCGTCTTTCTGCCCATGCGATGCATACCACGCCTCCGAAACGACCGCAAGAGAAGCGCCTTTGGCAAAAACATCATCGATATACCGATGTCCATCTGTTCGCTCCCCCTCAAGTGCAACAAATATCCCTCCCTCCTGAACCTCACGGGAATCAATAACCACAACCGGCTCGACAATCCTGCTCAGGCCGTCGGCTGCATCGCCGACAACAATCCTGCCGATCCCCTGAAGGTCAAGCATATCAAGTACCGCTTTCATGCACGCTCCTTTTCCGGAGCCATAAGGCTCCCATTCTGCAGACACTCCCTGAGAATCTCCTGATCGGAAAAAAAATGCTTTATTCCGGCAATTTCCTGGTACGTTTCATGACCCTTTCCTGCCACAAGCAATATGTCCCCCGGCAAAAGCGTTGCCGCTGCCTCCCTGATGGCTTCCTCCCTGCCGGTTATCCTTCGATAATTGCTCCCTTCCATGCCGCATTCAATTTCGTCCAGAATGAATTCGGGATTCTCGTCCCTTGGATTATCAGATGTAAGAAAAACAAAATCAGCTTTTTCTGACGCAATACGGCCCATCTCAGGCCTTTTCAGACGGTCACGGTTACCGCCGCAACCGAACACAACAACCAGGCGGGC comes from Chlorobium limicola DSM 245 and encodes:
- a CDS encoding FtsW/RodA/SpoVE family cell cycle protein, producing MQIQSSRGDVIAGKLLLLVVALLICIGIVVVYSSGAGWAENKYSSSEYFLWRQLFFSGVGILTIVLFAGLDYHIFQKISKFLLFASIVLLTMLLLLKVVGVISGAARWIGYGPLKFQVSDFAKYALIFHFSRLISEKQTYIKDLHNTYLPLVIILVTVVALIALEPNFSTASLIALIGFIMMFIGGVNFRYLLTTVALFIPVGAVYAMIAPYRVARLVSFFSGDEKGMSYQVLQALIGLGNGGLFGLGIGASKQRELYLPLSYNDFVFVVIGEEYGFLGALVVLLLFSAFFVCGLIIAKHAPDNFGKFVASGITIAITLFAFINIAVATHVLPTTGVALPFISYGGTALIFNSLGVGILVSISRYKKKKQMESVADLELSEGGRS
- the murD gene encoding UDP-N-acetylmuramoyl-L-alanine--D-glutamate ligase; protein product: MDVHGKKASIIGAKRSGVAAAELLAKSGAKVFVSELGEPGASEAERLADCGIPWEQDGHTDRVCDADFCVVSPGIPRTAGIIRRVLEQGIPLYSEIEAASWFCKARIAGITGTDGKTTTSTLLHRIAEADGMKNDYRAFSVGNIGVPFSSLVLDMAPADLAVVELSSYQLEGCETFRPDVSVITNITPDHLDRYNGDMQLYAAAKFRIYASQRASDTLVYNFDDPLLRAQFSGNGRGFPFRIVPFGIGNDVPGSGSEEAFFYDEGMIRHLTAKGISEVFSGEDFLKSSFRGRHNIYNALAALAAAAALGIEESVARKAISGFSGVEHRQEFVCSLDGVEWINDSKATNVNALLQALDAVPGSIVLIAGGRDKGNDYTVLFDVVRRKVVTVIAIGEAREKILQVFEGITRTAGADTLDDAVALARESAEKGQTVLFSPGCASFDMFENFEERGRLFKRSILALNPC
- a CDS encoding UDP-N-acetylmuramoyl-tripeptide--D-alanyl-D-alanine ligase is translated as MKAVLDMLDLQGIGRIVVGDAADGLSRIVEPVVVIDSREVQEGGIFVALEGERTDGHRYIDDVFAKGASLAVVSEAWYASHGQKDGAAGRRSYLIVDDTVRGLQQMAVAYRRSFSIPVFAVGGSNGKTTTKELIASVLGVGFKVHMSRGNRNNHLGVPLTLLQMKRDTEIAVVEMGINHPGEMELLASIAMPTHGLLTNIGHEHLEFLHDLQGVAAAETRLYEYLDGHGGVCFVNADDPWLLSAASKLERAVLYGLNGCGEGVPHAESAALDPFGRPSFMLCLSQACESVTLSLTGRHNVVNALAAAAAGSYLGLSLREIKEGLENMIPATGWKRLEFQEAGGVMIVNDTYNANPDSMRLAIDLLCDLQCSGRKIAVLGDMLELGSSAELEHEKTGRYIQQSGIDLLFTFGDLSKHFSTGNASRSCGHFESREALASALGDVVASGDAVLFKGSRGMKLEEVADALNHERSTL
- the mraY gene encoding phospho-N-acetylmuramoyl-pentapeptide-transferase encodes the protein MLYYLLKYINDAFDPPGLGVIEFLTFRASAAAVTSLLICLVAGPAFIKYLKGRIIEPVKEEAPPEHRKKKELPTMGGIMIIFAIEVSVFLWARFDDPHVWLIMVAVFWMGVIGFLDDYMKVVLKVKGGLPPRYKLIGQVLLGLFIGLYTWFDPAFSVLLSTTTVPFFKNLTIDYGIFYIPVVIFIITAVSNAVNLTDGLDGLASGSSAIVVFALGGFAYLAGNAVYASYLKIPFIPGGGEIAVVSMAIVMACVGFLWFNSNPAEIIMGDTGSLALGSAIAVIALLIKQELLLPVLAGIFFLETLSVSLQVLYFKYTKMRFGQGRRIFLMAPLHHHFQLKGWAEQKIVIRFWIVTVLFFLASLMTLKLR